DNA sequence from the Tissierella sp. MB52-C2 genome:
GATTAGGAAACTTAAAGGTAATAAATAGGACAAGTGTTGTAAGTCTATATATGTGTTTAAAGATATTATTCCAAAAGGGATATATTTTTTTACCATTTGAAAAATGTTAGGACACGCCAATTTATTTATTATATTTAACTTTGAATATATTAAAGAAATGAATAAATTGTCTAACAGAGAAATCTTTAGTAATAATGAAATTAAAATTAAATCTAATAAATTATATATAAATAAAGAACAGTTTAAACTAGTTGGGATATAATTGTAGCAGGATCAAGATTCTTTTGCTACAAAGGCATTTGGTTTTAAATGAATAGATATTGTACAATAAAGATATGATTGATAAATATAAATCCAAAAAAATTAAAGAGCCTGAAGAAGAAAATAAAAAGCTCAAAGAACAGTTAGAGGTTCTTATATAAAAAATGCAAACAATATAGTGTAGACAAATAAGGAGAGGAGATTTAAATGAAAAATAATTTTAATAATTGGTTAGATTCTAAGCTATTAAAAGACAACATTAAAAATCCAAATATTGAAATTGGAGAATTTACGTATTATTCTGGGTATTATCATAAAGAAAAATTTGAAGATGTATGCGTAAGATATCTTTTAGGTGATGGAAGTACTAAAAACTACAAAGAATTTTTTGGCGAAGATTTTATATTTGATAAGTTATATATAGGAAAATTTTGTTCAATAGGTTCTGGTGCAAGTTTTATACTTGCTGGTAACCAAGGGCATAATCATAAATGGATTTCAGCATATCCATTTAATCCAGAGATATTTTCAAATGCTAAAGATGGATTTCAAACTAAGGGAGACACAGTTATAGGTAATGATGTTTGGATTGGAACAGAGGCAATAATAATGCCAGGAGTTAAAATAGGTGATGGTGCTGTAATAGGAACAAGAGCAGTAGTAACTAAAGATGTAGAACCGTACACAGTAGTAGGTGGAAATCCAGCCAAAGCAATAAAAAAGAGATTTTCTGATAATGAAATAGAAAAATTATTAGAAATTAAATGGTGGAATTGGGATGTAGCAAAAATTAATGAAGCATTACCCTATATTTGTAGTGAGGACATTTCTGGTTTGTATGATTTTTATCTAAAATAAATATTCATAAATAATATTTTATTTAAAGCTTGATTCTAATAGAGAAGGTTGAATGATCTAGAATATCTGTTAAACCAATAATCTTAATAGCTAAAGCATCATTATATAATTCTCATTCTAGCTATCTTAAGCAACAGATTTTGTTCATAACTTTATACATTAAACATTGCATTGTATATAAATTTGAATATTTCTTAGGTCTGCCAACCTTTTTATAATTAGTTTTAGAGACAAATTCATTAAATATATTTTGTAATTTTTTACAGACTCTATAAAAGAGGTTAATTATCTCCCATGTTAAGTAATATAATCATTTTATTCGTCCTTTCTAGCAATTCTTTGGTTGGCACTTAACATGATACTAGAAAGTGGTGACTTTTTTAATTGGTGATTTTAGTTATTCAACATCCTATTTTTATTTTAAATAGATGTTCAATTTTTTCTGAAATTTCAATTTCATTTTATCACATTTTTCCATAAAAACAATATATAATTTTTATTATCTTTTCAGAATAGCAGTTTATAAATATCTTTTAATTATATGAAAAAATCCCCCAAACCTAAGTTTGAAAGATCATATAACATAAAATAAAAATTGTTAAATCTAGTAACCTATAAAAAATTAAGTACCAAAAATAAATCGATTCTATTAAGATGTAAAAGTCCATAAATTTTTAGTCTGTTTCATAAAAATATCTATATCCCATGTTTGTTTACTCCTTTTCCTACTATCTGAATCATTTACTATTATTTTATTATTATTATCAACATCAGTTAATACAATAAAATGACCTGTAGTTGTAAAAGTTCCTGGTTCCATACTTGCTATTATAGGTTGTCCTTTTTTCAAAGTACTTAAAATAACAGACTCACTTAATGGTAGTTCTTTGCCATTAATTCCAAATTGTTTTGCTCCTTCAGTCATGAGAGTCCAGCTTGTCCCTACTCCTTCAACTAAATATCCATTTTGTTCACTAAAATCAGCTACAACCTTTGGATTAATATCTGTATTGCCTGTAAGGCCTACTATTACCATCGCTAAAGATGTGGGTCCACAACCATTAATAGCAATAAAATTTGAACCATATTTTTCATATCCCCATCTTTTATCCCATTGGATAAAAAGTGGAATTTTTCCTCCTTCATAATCTTTCTTTATAGATATTTTTTTATTTGAATACGGTTCATAATTAGGATAATCAGCAACAAAATCTATTACTTCTTCTTTTTGTGATGCTAACTCTAAAAGTTCTTCTGGATATAAACTTAAATCACGTAGAATTTTATTAGTCTTAGGATAATTTTTTGACATTTTTAATAAGTTTTGTATAGTCAAATCATTGGAATTTATTACTTCCTTTGGAATATCTTCTATTTCTGCATATTCATTTGTATTTAAGTCTTTTTTATTATTACTTATAGCTAATACATTAAATAACTTCTTGGCTCTTCCATATCCTATATATGTTATTAATAGTGCAAATACAATTAATAGTATTTGTCTTATTTTTCTCTTAACAATTCTTCTTTTCCTACTTCTTTTTGAACTCATAGTATATCTCCTTCTGCATAGTTAATTTATCTAAACCTATTCTTAAAATAATATTTAGGTTGTCGAATAAACAATAATTGTAAAAAACAAGTCATCACTTTAAAGACTTAGCTATGATTATAACATTAAATATTGATAGAGAAAACATTTATTATAAAATTTATGATCAGGTAAAATTATTAAATAATAGCTGTACAAATTCAGTTATTATAATATAAATTTATCTTGCGGTTTAAGGGTTTTATCTATATACAGCCTATACCAAATTATATATACTATAATAGTCCATACTTTTCTGCTGTAATTTCCTTTATCTTCTTTACAACATTGCAACATATATAAAGCTACTTGTGTATTTATCTCTTTAACTGGATTATTGCTAATCAATTCATATGCCCATTCATATAACTCATTTTTCAGCCATACTCTTATAGGTACTGGATATCCTAATTTTTTTCTGCTACAAATATAATCGGGTAAAATTTCTTTTGCTGCTTCTCGTAGCATATATTTAGTAGTAAATTTATTTATTTTTTCATCTTTATATAGGGTTTTTGCTAAATTAAACACTTCTAAATCTAAGAAAGGTACTCTTACTTCCAGTGAGTTTGCCATAGACATTTTATCAGCTTTTGTTAATATATCTCCTACCAACCAAGTATTAATATCTATATATTGCCTTTTGCATACATTATCTAAATGAGAAACATCTTGAAATAGTTTTCCTGTTACATCTTTAAAATTTACACTTTCATCATAATTAAATAGCAGGTCTTTTTTTTCTTCCTCTGTAAATATTCTTGCATTACCTACATATCTATCTTCTAAAGAAGTGCATATTCTTTCCAGGAAATTTTTACCTTTCATATGTTTTGGAATTGCTTTGCTTATTTTTAATAAAATAGATTTTATCCATGAAGGTAAATTTATAAAATATTTCAAAGATTCATCTTCAGTATAAATATTATATCCACCAAATATTTCATCTGCTCCTTCTCCTGATAAAACTACCTTAAATTCCTTACTTGCTATGTTACAAATATGGTATAAAGGAATAGCTGATGGATCCGCTATTGGACTATCCATATGGTAGATTATTTTCGGCAAATCCCTAATATAATCTTTATAACTTAACTTTACACATGTGTTTTTTATTCCAAACTCCTTACAAAACCTTTCTGCATATGGAGTTTCGTCATATCCTTCAACATCAAAACCTATTGAAAATGCTGTTAAATTTGGTGTTAACTCACTTGCTAGTTTTGTTACTATTGATGAGTCTATTCCAGATGATAAGAAGGTTGCCACAGGAACATCACTTATCATATGTCTTTTAACTGACTCTCTCATAGTTTCAAGTATTTCCTTTTTTAAATCTTCCTTATTATGCTCTTTGGGTTTTAATTCTACTTTATAATATCTAGTAATTACTGATTTTTGCCCAAGTTTCTTTTCAATAATATGGGATGGCGCTAATTCCTTAATACCCTGAAATAACGTTTCGTATCCAGGTATATATTGAAAAGTTAAGTATTGATTTAACTTTTCTGGCGTATAATTAAATTTTTCTTTCATAGGTAGTAAAGCTTTAAATTCAGAACAAGCATAAAGTTCTTCTTCATTTTCTAAGTAATATAAAGGCTTTATACCAAAGGGGTCTCTAACACCAATAAGTTTTTCTTCAACTTTATCATATATTATTATTGCAAACATCCCTCTTAGTTTTTTTGCAAATTCAATTCCTATTTTATCGTATAAAGAAGAAATAACTTCTACTTCTGAGTTTGTATTAAATTCATATCCTTCTTTAATTAATTCTTCCCTTATATCTATATAGTTATAAATTTCTCCATTAAATACAATGATATATTTGTCCTTAAAATTAAAGGGTTGAGTACCATTTTCTAAATCTACTATACTTAATCTTTTAAATTGTAATATTATATTATTATCTATATATTCTTCTGTGCTATCTGGGCCTCTATGAGCAATTATATTTCCACTTATTCTACATTGCTCCTTATCCAAATTGCAAATATTTTTCTTATATAATGTAATAAATCCACACATCTATAAACACTCCTTTTGTATCTATTATTCTTAAAATATACAAAATCTATTACTATTAATTTTCAAGTCTATGAACTTCTTATAATTAAGTTAAGTTTGTCTTAGTTAGAATATAGTATACAAATATATAAGATAAATATATAATTTGTAAAAAAAATGTATAATTTTTTATATATTTATAAAAATTAACGCATTTATTATAGAGAAACTTGTAAATTTTTAATAAAAACTTTAAATAATTTATTAAAAAACAAAAATTACCTTATTGATTATTTATTTAAATAATCTAATATTTTTTGATATAATATTTATAAAACATAATGGAGTGATAGAATCATGGAATATAAGAAAATTTTAATTATAGAAGATGAAATACCTATTGCAGATTTGCTTGCTTATGGATTAAAAAAAGCAGGATTTGATTGCAGAACATCTAATAATGGAGCAGAAGGGCTAAAACTTGTGGAAGAGTTTAATCCAGATTTATTATTACTTGATTGGATGCTTCCAGATGTATCAGGCATTGATATTTGTAAATTAATTACTGAAAAAAATAATATCCCCATAATAATGTTGACTGCTAAATCTGATATTGAAGATAAAGTATTAGGTTTAGAATTTGGAGCAGAAGACTATATAACCAAACCTTTCGATATGAGAGAAGTAGTAGCAAGGATTAAAACTATATTTAGAAGAGTATATTCATTTGATGAACAATCAATAGAAGAAAATAAAAAATATCAATTTGGAGATATAGAAATATCAGAAATAGAACATACAGTAAAAAAGAATGAAGAAATTATAGAATTAACCCCAAAAGAGTATGACCTATTATTAATTTTATATAAAAATAGAGGAAGAGTTTTTTCAAGAGATCAACTTTTAAACTCTATATGGGAATATGATTTTACAGGGGATACCCGAACTGTAGATATGCATATTCAAAGATTACGAAAAAAACTGGATTTAAATGATTTAATAAAAACAGTATTTGGCGTTGGCTATAAATTTATAAAGTAGGTGTATCTAGGAATATGAAAATAACTATTAGATTTAAATTGTTATTAGGACTTTTTGTTATATTTTCTATAGCTTTTCTAATACTTAATTTCTCTATAAAAAATCAAATAGATAAAAACAATGAAAATATAATAACTCAAGAATTGATTACTATTAAAGAAAATTGTAATGTATTTATAAGGCAAGGTTTTATGATTAATAATTATAATAATACAAAAATTTACTTTGAAAAGTCAGCTAAGGATATTTCAGAGGAACTTGTTACAGTTATAAACGCAGATATAGGAGTGTATTCTTTAAATGGTGAACTTATTTATTCCTCAAACAGAAAAAAATTTACAGACTCAAAACTTGAAGATATAAATAACGCAATCAATAGCAAAACATCCTATACAATAAAGCATAATCAGGATACTACAGAAATATATTTTTCTTATCCCGTAATAATTTCAGGGAATAAGGTAGGAATTTTAAGAATAATAAAAGATTATTCTATACTATATAATCAAGGATATAATATCATAAAATTTGTTTTATACGCTACCATAGTAATATTCGCTGTAGCTTTTCTCTTTTCTTATTTACTTTCAAAACATATTACAGTTCCTTTGCTAAAACTTACGAAAGCATCAACTGAAGCTGCAAGAGGTAATTTAGATATAGATATTGATATTAATAGAAAAGATGAGATAGGAGAACTATCGTCAAATTTTTCTATTATGATAAGAAAAATTAATGAACAAATAAATACAATTAAAAAGGATAAAGATGATCTTAAACATCTTATTAATCACAAAAAATATTTTTATGATAATGTAACACATGAATTAAAAACACCTCTCACATCTATTCTAGGATATACGCAAATGATAAAAGAAAATGGATTTACAGACAAAGATTTTTTTGACAAAGGTACTGATCATATTATTAATGAGAGCAAGAGACTTCATGATATGGTACTAGGCTTACTAGAAATATCTAAACAGACGAGTGATACAAAAGAAGATTTTTCGAAAATTGAAATAGGTAATCTATTAAAAAATATTTGTGAAGATATGTTTTTTAAGTCTCAAATGTATGAGAATAATATAGTGTACGAATTTGGAAAAAATATCCATGTCTATGGAAATAGTAATCAACTTAAACAAGTATTTATTAATATAATTGATAATGCAATAAAATATGGATTTCCAAAGTCAGATATTAAAGTTATTTCTCATATTGATAATAAGTTTGTATATATAGATGTAATAAATAGAGGGCATGGCATCTCTAGTGATGAGATTGATAAAATATTTACTCCATTTTATAGGACATATGAACAAAGAACAAAGGAAATAGGTAGCTGTGGATTAGGGCTTACGATTTCTTTAGAAATAATAAAGAGACATAAAGGTGATATAAAAGTACAAAGTGCTATTAATAAAGAAACTTCTGTTTCAGTTAAGTTACCTTTATATAATTTAAGGATTTAAAGGAGATTTCTATGAAAAACAATATTAAAAAAATTTTTTTTATAATTTTAACATGGTTAATCTGTAGTTTTGCATTAATATCATGTACTAAAAATCAGTATAAGACTATTACTATAGAAGAAAATAATCAAGAAAAGGATATAGATATTTCCCCTGAGAAGAAGTCAATATTTGAAATTAATAAAATTTATAAATATGATAATCTTAAATTAAATGAAAATCAATTATCTATTGAATTTTTAATTGGATGGTTTAATAATGAAAATATTGCTAGTGTTATTTATCAACATTCTAGTCCAAATAATGAAGTCAGTATAAATGAAAAGGATTATAAATATAGTTTTACAAATGAAGTTATTAAAATCGATGGTCCTAGAGATATAAGTCTATCTCTAGATGGAAATAAAGTAATTTATACAACAGAAGAAGAGGAATTGAAAATTTTCAATAAAGACTTAAATAAAAATAATATAATAACTAAATTAGATACATTGTACGATAGTATTACTGCTTTAAATTGGTCCAATAACAGTAGGTATTTATCATTTGCAATTGATTCATACTCTCGTAAAACTAGCACTTGCTATATATATGATACAACTAATAATATAATAAAAAAAATAAAATTAAAAGAATTTAGTTATTTTACTAAATTAGTTGTGTCAGATGATGGTACAAAAGGACTTTTGACTACAAAAGATTATGACCCTAGACATTCTGGTGATGTTTTTTCATTATATTTAATAGATTTAGATAAAAATACATTTAGTAGAAACGAAGAAAATAAATTAGCAACATTATCAAATGAACATGCTAAATTTATAGATTCTAATAAGATTTTATTCATAAATACACAAAGAAATTCATTAAACTTATATGATTTAGACTCTAAAAAATCAATAGAATTGGATAATAATGTAAAAGGTTTCGAAACATCTACAGATTTGAAGAATATAGTATATTCACAAGTTTTAAAACAAGATGACATAGATATATATGCTTGTAATATAAATGAAAATACTATTTCAAATAAAGAATTATTATACAAGGGTTTTATGCCTGTTAATATATATTGGTCACAAGATAATAAAAAGATATTATTAGCTGGTAAAACAAACTTAAGTTCAAGACCAGATTATACAGATATTAATGAATACTTAACAATTGAATTTAAATAATAGAAATGCTTTATTAAATTAACTGGTTGTGCTAGTTAATTTTATAGTAAAACTTATAAATTTAAAGTTCCAGCATATTATGTTATCATATTGTTCATTAGTCTAATAAGGCAACTGATAAGGGGATTATAAATATGCTGGAGCTTAACAAAACTTGTTCTAGAATTTGATTTAATTTTATCTTAATTAAATTAAATCCACAGAGGCTTCAGATACCTTTCTCAGTGCACTTAGTTTTTAAAAAATTAGGTTTAACACTTTTTATTGCTTTTTGTGGACAATTTGTAATACATTCTCCACATCTTATACATTCCAAACTATTTGGAGTTTTATTTACTTCCACCTGCATTTTACATTTTCTGCTGCACACACCGCAATTTGTACATTTATTTCTATCAACCTTCAATCTATATAAACTAACTGGATTGAATAATGAATAAATAGCACCAAGGGGACATATAAACCTACAGAATGGTCTGAAGATAATCATTGACAATATTATTGTAATTATCAACAATGTAACCTTCCAAGTATACAAAAACCCTATGGCATTTCTTAATGATTTATTTAATAAAACCAGAGGAATACCACCTTCAAGTGTTCCTACTGGACATATAAATTGACAGAATGTAGGTTTGCCCATTCCAATAATATCAACGAAAAACATTGGAAGTAAAAGCACAAATACTACTAATATTAAATACTTTAAATATTTTAATTTGTCAAAACTTTTGTTTAATTTTAGTTTGGGCACTGGAATCTTATGTATCAGATCTTGAATCAATCCGAATGGACATAACCATCCACATACAAATCTACCCATTATACTTCCAATTAACATTAAAAAGCCAACTATATAGAAAGAAAACTGATGTTTCACTCCACCAACAACTGCTTGAAGGGATCCTATAGGACAACTTCCAAGAGCACCAGGGCAAGAATAGCAATTTAGTCCAGGAACACATATTTTTTTCAAATTGCCAGTATAAATTTTTCCAGATGAAAAACCCATTAAATTAGCATTTGTAATAATAGATGTTAATATTTGAACCTTTCTTCTTAGTTTCTTAGCCAATTCCTATGCACTCCAAACATATATTAATGGCTTTCTTAAAAACTTCGTTTACCTCACCTCTATAAATACCTATGCTAATAAATAAGAGACTAGTTAAAACTAAAACTATACTAATAATTTTTCTCATATTATAACAACCTTCCTATGAAAATGGATAGCTACATTACAATAACTATCCATCTTTTAAATAAATTAGAATTACATATTTTGCATTATTATTTCTACAAATCTCCAGCTTCCTTATTATTCGGATCATATTTGAAAATGATCTCATCAAATTTTTGATTAGTTTTCACTGTATATTCAATAGAATTGCTATCTACGAGCTTACCTTCCTTAAAGGACTTCTGTTCTTCTTTCAACAGTATGCCTGTTTCAGCGTCATACCAATATCCACTCTCACTCTTGAATTTATTTCCATTCTGATCAATGTCTTCATATATACTGAGTGAATACAATACTTTTTTGCCATTATAATCAATAGTTTTAAAATCTCCTGACAGTGCATTATTACTTAGTGTAAAAAATCCGTATTGATAAGAATTATTTACTAAACCTTTTTGTGTACATTTTGTAGTCTTTTTAAGGAGATCCTTATCAGTTTCATAATAATAATTTATATCTTCATCTTTATTATATAATCTCAAGTATGCTAGTTTTCCAACATTATACTGCTCCCAACGATAATTACCATCTTGCCAGTATTCTTTTATAATGATTTTATCAGCTTCAGTTCCTTCACTATTGATTACACTCTCTACATAAAAGCTACTACCACAGAAAGCATCAGATTTTCTGTTTAAATCCTTCATTATTGGTAAGTTTTTTTCAACTTTTTCTGTAAATTTCTTTATTCTCTCATCGTTAGCAAAATCTTTATTTTTAGCTATTTCCTTATTTAAGTTGTCAAGAAAATCATTGTATCTTTTGTCTAAACCATCCTCTGTTTT
Encoded proteins:
- the asnB gene encoding asparagine synthase (glutamine-hydrolyzing); translation: MCGFITLYKKNICNLDKEQCRISGNIIAHRGPDSTEEYIDNNIILQFKRLSIVDLENGTQPFNFKDKYIIVFNGEIYNYIDIREELIKEGYEFNTNSEVEVISSLYDKIGIEFAKKLRGMFAIIIYDKVEEKLIGVRDPFGIKPLYYLENEEELYACSEFKALLPMKEKFNYTPEKLNQYLTFQYIPGYETLFQGIKELAPSHIIEKKLGQKSVITRYYKVELKPKEHNKEDLKKEILETMRESVKRHMISDVPVATFLSSGIDSSIVTKLASELTPNLTAFSIGFDVEGYDETPYAERFCKEFGIKNTCVKLSYKDYIRDLPKIIYHMDSPIADPSAIPLYHICNIASKEFKVVLSGEGADEIFGGYNIYTEDESLKYFINLPSWIKSILLKISKAIPKHMKGKNFLERICTSLEDRYVGNARIFTEEEKKDLLFNYDESVNFKDVTGKLFQDVSHLDNVCKRQYIDINTWLVGDILTKADKMSMANSLEVRVPFLDLEVFNLAKTLYKDEKINKFTTKYMLREAAKEILPDYICSRKKLGYPVPIRVWLKNELYEWAYELISNNPVKEINTQVALYMLQCCKEDKGNYSRKVWTIIVYIIWYRLYIDKTLKPQDKFIL
- a CDS encoding CD1871A family CXXC motif-containing protein; protein product: MRKIISIVLVLTSLLFISIGIYRGEVNEVFKKAINICLECIGIG
- a CDS encoding CatB-related O-acetyltransferase, producing MKNNFNNWLDSKLLKDNIKNPNIEIGEFTYYSGYYHKEKFEDVCVRYLLGDGSTKNYKEFFGEDFIFDKLYIGKFCSIGSGASFILAGNQGHNHKWISAYPFNPEIFSNAKDGFQTKGDTVIGNDVWIGTEAIIMPGVKIGDGAVIGTRAVVTKDVEPYTVVGGNPAKAIKKRFSDNEIEKLLEIKWWNWDVAKINEALPYICSEDISGLYDFYLK
- a CDS encoding C39 family peptidase, with protein sequence MSSKRSRKRRIVKRKIRQILLIVFALLITYIGYGRAKKLFNVLAISNNKKDLNTNEYAEIEDIPKEVINSNDLTIQNLLKMSKNYPKTNKILRDLSLYPEELLELASQKEEVIDFVADYPNYEPYSNKKISIKKDYEGGKIPLFIQWDKRWGYEKYGSNFIAINGCGPTSLAMVIVGLTGNTDINPKVVADFSEQNGYLVEGVGTSWTLMTEGAKQFGINGKELPLSESVILSTLKKGQPIIASMEPGTFTTTGHFIVLTDVDNNNKIIVNDSDSRKRSKQTWDIDIFMKQTKNLWTFTS
- a CDS encoding 4Fe-4S binding protein, encoding MAKKLRRKVQILTSIITNANLMGFSSGKIYTGNLKKICVPGLNCYSCPGALGSCPIGSLQAVVGGVKHQFSFYIVGFLMLIGSIMGRFVCGWLCPFGLIQDLIHKIPVPKLKLNKSFDKLKYLKYLILVVFVLLLPMFFVDIIGMGKPTFCQFICPVGTLEGGIPLVLLNKSLRNAIGFLYTWKVTLLIITIILSMIIFRPFCRFICPLGAIYSLFNPVSLYRLKVDRNKCTNCGVCSRKCKMQVEVNKTPNSLECIRCGECITNCPQKAIKSVKPNFLKTKCTEKGI
- a CDS encoding HAMP domain-containing sensor histidine kinase, with protein sequence MKITIRFKLLLGLFVIFSIAFLILNFSIKNQIDKNNENIITQELITIKENCNVFIRQGFMINNYNNTKIYFEKSAKDISEELVTVINADIGVYSLNGELIYSSNRKKFTDSKLEDINNAINSKTSYTIKHNQDTTEIYFSYPVIISGNKVGILRIIKDYSILYNQGYNIIKFVLYATIVIFAVAFLFSYLLSKHITVPLLKLTKASTEAARGNLDIDIDINRKDEIGELSSNFSIMIRKINEQINTIKKDKDDLKHLINHKKYFYDNVTHELKTPLTSILGYTQMIKENGFTDKDFFDKGTDHIINESKRLHDMVLGLLEISKQTSDTKEDFSKIEIGNLLKNICEDMFFKSQMYENNIVYEFGKNIHVYGNSNQLKQVFINIIDNAIKYGFPKSDIKVISHIDNKFVYIDVINRGHGISSDEIDKIFTPFYRTYEQRTKEIGSCGLGLTISLEIIKRHKGDIKVQSAINKETSVSVKLPLYNLRI
- a CDS encoding response regulator transcription factor, coding for MEYKKILIIEDEIPIADLLAYGLKKAGFDCRTSNNGAEGLKLVEEFNPDLLLLDWMLPDVSGIDICKLITEKNNIPIIMLTAKSDIEDKVLGLEFGAEDYITKPFDMREVVARIKTIFRRVYSFDEQSIEENKKYQFGDIEISEIEHTVKKNEEIIELTPKEYDLLLILYKNRGRVFSRDQLLNSIWEYDFTGDTRTVDMHIQRLRKKLDLNDLIKTVFGVGYKFIK